The Ketobacter alkanivorans genome includes the window ACCTAAAGCAAGATGGACACTGGCAAATCAAGCGTACCGTGTTTCGAGTCACCTCCACCTGCTTAGTCCAAATGGACGATACCAAACTGCAGCTCCTGTTCGCCGGAAAACAGGCTCCTGCACCATAAATATATTTTATTATCAGCAAGTTACGCGCTCACCCTGATTTCTATCGATCTAATATTAACCAATCGGTATAACGATCCTCCCTGCAGCGCCCGTGCGCCCTATTGATGTTGTTTTCAAATCGGTATACGGTGTAAACCACATAGTCACATCATTACAAAAACAACGAGAAAAATACTGCAGGAGAGGAAACCATGTACATCGGAAAAACCTTACCCGAACGCCCCATCCCTTTTGAACAATTCGATCCAGACTACCTGGCCAATTACGTGCGTGAAAACATCCTGCCCAAGTGTGTCACTGAGCGCCAAAAATTAATTTGCCAGAACTTCGTAGATCATGCCACCGCCGAGTGTAAAGGTGACTATGAGACGTTAATGGCATCATGCTCACGCCTACGTCAGGATTATCGTCGCTGGGGTCAAGGTGACGACGGCCTGATGGACGGTATCCAGCCACAATCCTACGACGAGCTGTGCGTATTCTACGGCAACCTCGTTACGTTTAATTTATTTGTCATTCACCTGGAGCTGGAAAAATTCATCGTCGGTGAAGACACTCTGGTTCTGGAAGGCAACGTTCATCAAATGTACCCCGGTGCAATGTTGCCCGTGGCATTCGGAATCGAGCCCGATGACGAAGACGCCGTATACATGCTGACAATACGCATGGCACTGTTCTTCATCTTCGACGAAGACGGTATGGGTTGCGGCGAGCAATCCTATACTAACGGTGATCCTACCGAAGCCAGCTTTGTGAAAGTCCCCAATGAATTTGTACCGCAACGTTTCTGGGACAATCTCAAGAAGCAACAGGAACTGCAAGACGCCGACGATTAATCGTCTAGCCTGAATTCAAACGTAATTATCCTACCCGCCGGAGACCATTTCCGGCGGCGCTGATACTCCAACCGACTACGAGTGAAAACGGAGAATCACAATGACTGCAACAGCAAAAGCCCAACTGCCTCCCGGCCCTAAGGAAATGAAAATAAAACAGGCCATGAACATGGGGTATGGCATTTGGCAGTATTTGGAAAAGCAACAACAGAAGTTCGGTGACTATTTCACCCTGAGCCTACCTGGCCAAGGCCCCATGGTAATCATCAGCGACCCGAAAGCGGTTAAAGACATCTTTTCGCTTAAGCCTGAACAGTACGATGCCTCTCTCACCCAGATCCCCATGGATGTCGGCGAGAACAACACTGTGTTTCTTAATCTCAAGAAACATCAGGATTCTCGTAAAATGATTATTCCTCCATTGAACACCCATCGTCTGAAAGACCGCGCGGGTGTTATGCATGAGATCGTCACAGATCACATCAATTCTTGGCACATCGGCGACGAATTTAATGTGCCTCGTCTGGTGGGTGACATTACCCTGGATGTGATTTGTTACACCGTTTTCAATCTACGCCACGGCGATCGTAAGGATACCTACAAAAGGCTGATGCTGGGCTGGCTATTGTCTGCCTGCAGCGATGCCAACTTTGCCGTGGGCTCCATGATCGGTGCCAAAAAATACCGGGGAATCCTCAACAAAGCCTATCTAAAGCGCACTGAAAAGGGCGATTTCGGTGATGGCAAAAAAGGTCTTTTCCCCTGGAAGCAGGCCATAGACTTAAAAGTTCAACTTGCTGATATGATTCGCCAGGACATTCGCAGCATTCGTCTACGCATGGACAGCAACGAAAGCCACATGCTTTCTATTCTATCCCGCGCCACCGACGAAGACGGCAATCTGCTGGACGAAGAACGCGTGATCTCAGAGACCGTTGGTCTGCTTGTAGGGGGTCACGAAACCAGTGCCGCCACATCGGCCTGGTTTATGATCTGGCTACTCAAGAACCCCGACATCACGCAGCGCATCCGCGAAGAAGTGAAAGAGTCCATCGCCGCAGAAGGCGGCTTTGACCCGATCAAGATCGCTGAACTGCCCTTCCTGACAGCCTGCCTGAATGAATCCCAGCGCCTCACCCCCTCAGCGGTGGGCACCATTCGCTGGCTGACGGAAGACACTAAGATCGGCGACGCAGTGATTCCCGGTGGTGCTTCAGTGCTTCCCTGCACCTACCTGACTCATCGTCGTAAAGATATCTTTGGAGAAGACGCCAACGAGTACCGACCCGATCGCTGGCTGGAAGGCAATAAGTTCAGCCCCAATGAGTATTTTCCTTTTGGTGGCGGACGTCGCGCCTGTGTAGGCATGAATCAGGCCCGCCAACAGCTGCGAATTATCTTCGCTGAGTTTGCTCGTCGGGT containing:
- a CDS encoding cytochrome P450, with translation MTATAKAQLPPGPKEMKIKQAMNMGYGIWQYLEKQQQKFGDYFTLSLPGQGPMVIISDPKAVKDIFSLKPEQYDASLTQIPMDVGENNTVFLNLKKHQDSRKMIIPPLNTHRLKDRAGVMHEIVTDHINSWHIGDEFNVPRLVGDITLDVICYTVFNLRHGDRKDTYKRLMLGWLLSACSDANFAVGSMIGAKKYRGILNKAYLKRTEKGDFGDGKKGLFPWKQAIDLKVQLADMIRQDIRSIRLRMDSNESHMLSILSRATDEDGNLLDEERVISETVGLLVGGHETSAATSAWFMIWLLKNPDITQRIREEVKESIAAEGGFDPIKIAELPFLTACLNESQRLTPSAVGTIRWLTEDTKIGDAVIPGGASVLPCTYLTHRRKDIFGEDANEYRPDRWLEGNKFSPNEYFPFGGGRRACVGMNQARQQLRIIFAEFARRVTFSSVHAEGDDWPTPRQIGGQTEPDVGVIVKVEEVRAEDTDFPANLTQEKLAQSA